The stretch of DNA GAATTGCTTGTTTACATCTGAATAACGATCACTGTGGAATCATGTCTCAATAGAAATTAGTGCCTTCAGGAGAGGTTGGggcagggtttgggggtggggaggtaagAATAAAATCACATGTCTTTTTGTTAAAGGTTTTCTGGTTGATGAGGAAAAAAACTTCTTTCTTTTGACATTTTAGATTCAACTGTGGGACACAGCTGGCCAGGAACGTTTTCGGAAGAGCATGGTGCAGCACTACTACAGGAACGTCCATGCTGTTGTCTTTGTATATGACATGACCAATCTTGTGAGCTTCCAGAGTCTTCCAGCCTGGATTGAAGAATGCAATCAGCACTCACTTGGTGTGGAAATCCCACGGATCCTTGTGGGGAATAAGTGTGACCTGACAGATGCCGCCAAGGTTAAAACAGACCTGGCTCAAAAATTTGCAGATACTCAAAACATGCCCCTGTTTGAGACCTCGGCTAAGAACCCAAATGACAATGATCACGTGGAGGCTATATTCCTGACTTTGGCTCATAAACTGAAGAATCACAAGCCCATGATGCTTAGCCAGCTCCAGGTTGATGAGCCTAAAGTTAATCTGGAATATGAACCTAAAACTGATGTGGAATGTTACTGTTGAAGATGAACTCTCTTGTTTTCCATATGAATGAAGATCAAAGGCACCAGAATGTTTCTGGTAACCTGGGGACAGCCACAGTGCATTTAAATGACTGAACTTGCAAGATCCAAGAACAGCCTACGAGAGGAAAAACAACTGAAAAAAGGACTGAACAATACAATGGATTACAACATGCCAAATAGCAGCTGAAACCTTTCTTTTACTCAAACTGTGGACGGTACAAGATAGGAAAGGCTGCATTTTCTGATATTGTCAGATATTAATTTTATACAGTAACATAAAGGAGAAGCATTAATCTTGTGTACTTTGCCTCAGTTAAAAGTGTCATTTGAATTTCTTCCTCGCAGTTCTTTTTACAGGTATTCCTTAACTAATTTCTTCCTACTACCATCTCTACTCAGTTGTGTGAGAATTAAATATTTTTGTATGGGAGGCGTCGCCTGATTGCTTAGCTGGTTGAAAGGATAAATAGCTGAGTCTCGCAGAGCAGGAAAATCTCCCATTTGATCACCAGTTTGTGCTGAATCAACTCAAGTTAGCCAAGGCAGTGATAGGGGCACTACAGCTGGTCTCAGTTCTCCCAAATTAAGCAGGGGAAAAAACAGCCAAGGTTCCTGCATTTTCTGGCTGTGCTGTGATGCCTCTAGTATTGAAATAGTTTGTCAACATTCACTTGGCTTGCATATGaagagggatgacttgattgaggtaacTGAAATATAGAAAATTCACAGAAAGGGAAAGATATGAGTTTTTTGGTTTAAAAGAACAATGATAAactaatagttgtttggtagtacagaattgagtattgctgaaaaaagagatttgtcaaagcttttcctgTTCTTGCagtgtcctgatgattgcaaaatcTAAAGCTTCGTTTCTTTTTCCAGCAGTACTCAATGATATACTAATTTAATATTTACATTGTGTCCTGTAGACCTTGACTGTAAAATATGGAAATGTGTTCACATGTAATCTATGTATGAATATTACTAATATTATACTCCCTTGAGCTTCTAATATGAATGCTGAGACCTTCAAGAAATATATCGAATTTGAGTTGCAGGCTTTCCATGGCATCAGACTTGGAACATCAAACAAAAAGCCTTAAACTTTAATCAATTACTTTGCTAAAAATTACAGGTTGGTAAGAAAGTTAGGAAGAAGCATGATGTTTAACATTTGTCTGTGGTCATGGAAGCTGGATGGGCAAAGTAAATAGTATTCTCTTTATGAGGGACGTTTCTGGACAAATGCACCTTTTTTTAACCAAGTCTTCCTTCAAGTTGGAAAAAGGGATACATGATAAAGGGAATACATTAAGTAGCCAGTGTCTCTTGTATCGTGGGAAAGCTTGGAATATTTTCTGCATGCTTTTTGTTCATGCTTTTCAAGTTTTTGCTGGTCCAGCAGAAGATATTTACTGACTGTACTCCGTAACATGCATACAGATTATCCATAATTGTTGCCTACTGAAATGATGCACGGATTACTTGTAACTGACCAATGAAGGAGGATGTGGAAATTATTTGTAATTGTTGATTATTAACTCGTAAGCTACCCACAGATGCTAAGAAATGATCGTACTGGTTGGTTTTGTAACATTTCACTATTGTAGTGAACGAGCTGAAAGCAAGTCACTAATTACAGTGGTAAGGTTAATCCGTTGTGAAGGATAACTTCGGTTCAGTGATACTTTTTATTGAATAAAAGATTTGCACAATTCTAAGTAATAAAAACATTTTGAACTCAAATGCTGCTCTGCCATTTTTCCCATTAGCTCTTTCTATCattctttgcttttattttaaggatttttttttctaattaaaCCTGCCATGCCTTTTCTATCCCTTTTCCCTAAAAGATATTTTGATATTTTACTAGTTTCTCCCTTCTTTTCCCAGTGTCCGTTTAGAGTTGTgagcaatgttttttttaaaaccctaTTTTTATAATTGCATGTAATCTAAGTGCAAAGGCCCAGACATTGAGCAAgtatcaacatggatttgtgaaggatACATCATGTTTGGCTAATTCTAGTTGAAATTTTGATATCACCAACTTAGTGCACAGGGAAATGTTTGGAAGTTGGCTATGTAGAATGTTTTCTGGCAGTCCATCAGCTCACCTTGTCCATGAAGCCTACTTCCTTCCCCCTCATCCATTTCCCATTAAACTCCTGACCACCCAGCTTCACTTGCTGGTCTCCGTGCAAGCTGGTTTTGTAAATCGTTCCCACTTCTCAGGCAATTTTTATCACTTTCTAAACTGTTATCATCAATCTGTTGTCTTTCCTATCGCCCACTTCTAACTTCCCTTTTCATGTCAAGAGACCTTTAATGTGTTGTTACCTTCCAGATCTGAGCTTTTGCAACTCTCTGCTTGAATCCCTCAAATTGGTCTTCTGCCCTCTTCTAACCCCTgcgccccactcccccaccaacaccataACACTGAAATGGTCCTAACAGAAGTCAACATTCTAACTAACTTCTCAACCTCTCTACAGCTTTTACCATGGCTGATCACACCACCATCCCTCACCTCTGTCCTCCATTGCCTAACACTGTGGGATTGTCTCATTTGGTTCCACTTTTCAGCTGTTTGATTGTAGCAAGTACATCTCCAGCAATGGCTTCTCCTTGCATCCCACACAGTCGTCTCTAGCAATGCCCTAGGAGCTGTTCTCCTGCTATTCCTTTTCTGGGTGCTACCACATGACAAAATCAAATAAAGACAAGGGGTCAGCTCCCAACTGCAGACCAATGACCTTCACATCAACTTCTCCTTACACACTGGCTCTTCCAGAGCCTGCATGTTACCAGATTGCTTGTCTGACACCATTCCTGGATAAGCCTTAATTTCCTCCACTTAAacactgggaagaccaaagccactgCCACAAACTCTATTCTTGCCATCAATTCTCTCTGCTCCCCCAGTCACTGTTCGTAACCCCAATGCATTGTTCAACCCCAAGCTGAGCTTCCAAGCGGATACCCTCTTCATCAtcaagactgcctacttccatgTCTGTAACTCTGACTACCTCCAACCCTACAATGCTCCTTTCAGATCTCCACTCATTTGACTGTGGCTTCTTCtgcattcctccctccctttacaCCACCATCATAGTTGTGCCTTAACAGCCTTGGCTCTTTATTCTGGCTTGTGTTGGCTTGAAGGAATTCCATTCAGCTCAGTAAGTTTGTATTGGTAATATTTTTCCTCACACAAGCCATCTAGTCTAATTCTGTTGTCTTTGCTTCCCATACACTTTTAAGATGTGTTTTTT from Carcharodon carcharias isolate sCarCar2 chromosome 1, sCarCar2.pri, whole genome shotgun sequence encodes:
- the rab33ba gene encoding RAB33B, member RAS oncogene family a; the protein is MSSGGRGGGILAVESAPLAGSVLLNAPPRSRIYKIIVIGDSGVGKTCLTYRFCAGKFPDKTEATIGVDFREKTVEIDGEKIKIQLWDTAGQERFRKSMVQHYYRNVHAVVFVYDMTNLVSFQSLPAWIEECNQHSLGVEIPRILVGNKCDLTDAAKVKTDLAQKFADTQNMPLFETSAKNPNDNDHVEAIFLTLAHKLKNHKPMMLSQLQVDEPKVNLEYEPKTDVECYC